One Candidatus Lokiarchaeota archaeon DNA segment encodes these proteins:
- the psmA gene encoding archaeal proteasome endopeptidase complex subunit alpha has protein sequence MGYDRAITVFSPEGRLYQVEYATEAVRHGPLAVGVKGKDGVILAGEKRLPHDLVDLKTLKKILLIDDHVGTAIAGLHADARKLIDQARVQAQVNRLSYEEPISVHSLVVNICDTKQMHTQYGGVRPFGVSLLVGGVDFHGPQLYTTDPSGSFWGWKATAIGKESDVIRDFFNENYTSDMDLEAAQELALKGLLRAEGEEADIDPAEKAETIDIGRINVDDRQFRLLSTDEVEAILKKMVS, from the coding sequence ATGGGCTATGACAGGGCGATTACAGTCTTCAGTCCTGAAGGTCGTCTCTATCAAGTTGAGTATGCTACAGAGGCCGTCAGGCATGGTCCTCTAGCAGTTGGTGTGAAAGGAAAAGATGGAGTTATTCTTGCGGGTGAAAAACGATTGCCCCATGACCTCGTCGATTTGAAGACATTGAAGAAGATATTGCTGATTGATGATCATGTTGGAACTGCAATTGCAGGGCTACACGCTGACGCAAGAAAGCTTATTGATCAAGCTCGGGTTCAGGCACAAGTAAACCGCCTCAGCTATGAAGAGCCGATATCTGTTCACTCTCTTGTCGTCAACATTTGTGATACAAAACAAATGCATACCCAATATGGTGGAGTTAGACCATTTGGTGTTTCCCTATTGGTTGGCGGCGTCGACTTTCATGGCCCGCAGCTCTACACAACTGATCCTTCTGGCTCATTCTGGGGTTGGAAAGCAACAGCAATCGGAAAGGAATCTGACGTAATCAGGGATTTCTTCAATGAGAATTACACATCCGATATGGATTTGGAAGCTGCTCAGGAGCTTGCGCTCAAGGGATTACTTCGGGCTGAGGGAGAAGAAGCTGACATTGATCCTGCTGAAAAAGCAGAAACAATTGATATCGGTCGCATCAATGTTGATGATAGACAATTCAGATTGCTTAGCACAGATGAAGTGGAAGCAATTCTCAAGAAAATGGTTTCTTGA
- a CDS encoding anaerobic ribonucleoside-triphosphate reductase activating protein: protein MRHSQTMRIGSILDLSLVDVPKIPVSVIFMAGCNFDCPYCQNAELLPLDSGEEMTVQEILSSTEGNLVDGFCITGGEPTIQKELVGLLKALKEGPGGHINLNTQGSVPWILEQCLPYLDSVWLDVKNPPHAYRRITRTQRDWWPKVAESITTVLDSDVELWPRTTYASGLMTPRDLIGIAEALEALGYSGEYMVQNYVASAGVRESEAESLGEPDLEDLSSIEDKIPDCIDLEYQWR, encoded by the coding sequence ATGAGGCATTCTCAGACAATGCGGATTGGTTCTATTCTAGATTTGAGTCTAGTGGATGTTCCCAAGATTCCTGTCTCGGTGATATTTATGGCTGGATGTAATTTTGACTGTCCGTACTGTCAAAATGCAGAACTTCTTCCGCTGGATTCGGGGGAAGAGATGACTGTACAAGAGATTCTCTCCTCGACAGAAGGTAATCTGGTTGATGGATTCTGTATCACCGGCGGGGAACCCACAATCCAGAAAGAGCTTGTTGGTTTGCTTAAAGCTTTGAAAGAAGGGCCAGGCGGCCATATTAATTTGAATACGCAGGGGTCGGTTCCTTGGATTCTGGAGCAGTGTTTACCTTACTTGGATTCGGTATGGTTGGATGTAAAGAACCCTCCACATGCATATCGCCGCATAACTAGAACGCAAAGAGACTGGTGGCCAAAAGTTGCAGAGAGTATTACTACTGTCCTGGATTCAGATGTTGAACTGTGGCCGCGCACCACTTATGCCAGCGGACTAATGACCCCTCGTGATTTGATTGGCATTGCGGAAGCTCTTGAAGCCCTGGGTTATTCCGGAGAATATATGGTTCAGAACTATGTTGCATCGGCAGGTGTAAGAGAAAGCGAAGCAGAAAGCTTGGGAGAGCCAGATTTGGAAGACCTTTCGAGTATTGAGGACAAGATTCCCGATTGCATAGATTTGGAGTATCAATGGAGATAG
- a CDS encoding PAS domain S-box protein, which yields MTNDEENSEPIRDFESEDEVLRTMIDNTHDGIVIIGEDGKFEYVNREACRIFGGTEEDLIGLDFREKLVEEDRELVSKRFALRREGIEIPPVYRFRIEQKNGTPVSVETRVELAKDDEGSLKTIAHVLDVTERERDKRTLREVQRRNRILVETMNEGLTMDDEDGRIVFANDAFCEMLDYKREDVIGEKWISFTKEQDEELAVRKRRDRMQGKSERYELVWENSQGEEVPTIISATPYFNQSGEYVGSFAVVTDVSLIKEMEKTQRFYLDLLTHDIANQLQVIMTAAGLIDCDLPRYYVNEARDDILESIELCNRLITKVKRGSQLRDLPRTKVNLSDAFHERIRVLKRVHSVEVFTKGLDEDIYVIADELLSEMLWNLLENAVRHNPKPEKKVWIEVEVLDDSVEIAVADNGPGISDSRKKKLLDTTKRRRGVGLMLVSQMVKKHDGSIRIEDRVPGKVSEGARFIVSLPLAQD from the coding sequence GTGACTAACGATGAGGAAAACTCTGAACCAATCCGGGACTTCGAATCTGAAGATGAAGTACTACGGACAATGATAGACAACACTCACGATGGAATAGTCATCATTGGTGAGGATGGGAAGTTTGAATATGTAAATAGAGAAGCATGCAGAATCTTCGGTGGGACCGAAGAAGACCTCATTGGACTCGATTTCAGAGAAAAGCTCGTAGAAGAGGATAGAGAACTAGTATCAAAACGATTTGCTCTTCGACGGGAGGGTATTGAAATTCCGCCCGTCTACAGATTCCGTATTGAACAAAAGAATGGAACGCCAGTCTCAGTAGAAACTCGTGTAGAACTGGCAAAGGACGACGAAGGCAGCTTGAAAACTATTGCTCATGTTCTTGATGTCACTGAACGGGAGCGTGACAAGCGTACATTAAGAGAGGTTCAACGTCGAAACAGAATCCTCGTCGAGACTATGAACGAAGGCCTCACTATGGATGATGAGGATGGCAGAATTGTATTTGCCAATGATGCATTCTGTGAGATGCTTGACTATAAGCGGGAAGATGTTATTGGCGAAAAATGGATATCTTTCACAAAAGAGCAAGATGAAGAGCTGGCTGTGAGAAAGAGACGGGATAGGATGCAGGGTAAGTCAGAACGGTATGAGCTTGTTTGGGAGAACAGTCAGGGTGAGGAGGTCCCTACGATTATCTCAGCTACCCCCTATTTCAATCAAAGCGGCGAATACGTTGGATCATTTGCAGTAGTGACCGATGTCAGTTTGATCAAAGAAATGGAAAAGACTCAACGTTTCTATCTTGATTTGCTTACCCATGACATAGCGAATCAGCTTCAGGTTATTATGACTGCAGCTGGCTTAATTGATTGTGACTTACCCCGTTACTACGTGAATGAAGCCCGAGACGACATTTTAGAGTCGATAGAACTCTGTAATCGTCTGATTACCAAGGTCAAGCGTGGAAGTCAGCTGAGAGATTTGCCAAGAACTAAGGTTAATCTTTCCGATGCTTTTCATGAACGCATACGTGTTCTGAAACGTGTGCACTCTGTTGAGGTCTTTACCAAGGGTCTAGATGAAGATATCTACGTCATTGCGGATGAGTTACTGAGTGAAATGCTGTGGAATCTTCTTGAGAATGCTGTCCGTCACAATCCCAAACCTGAGAAGAAAGTGTGGATTGAAGTTGAAGTTTTAGATGATTCTGTTGAGATTGCAGTTGCTGATAATGGTCCTGGAATCAGCGATTCCCGAAAGAAGAAGCTTCTGGATACTACAAAACGACGTCGGGGGGTTGGCTTGATGCTCGTTTCGCAGATGGTAAAAAAGCATGATGGCAGTATCCGCATAGAAGACAGAGTACCTGGCAAAGTCTCAGAGGGTGCCAGGTTTATCGTGAGTTTACCCCTCGCTCAAGACTAG
- a CDS encoding DUF4445 domain-containing protein — protein sequence MIFVSYLHLKHPGNNDDCNELVQQTRLVSITKNALVVFEPTGLRISAPQEATVLGTARSGGLHIASECGGKGTCGSCKVILQPVPNPTRSDRQCLSKEEIAQGYRLACQHTPVNGMRVIVPQNIAEAKILTETKPRSRTVVPDPGLQGKIGFAVDIGTTTIVVYMMDLESGIQVAQAAALNPQIAYGEDVMSRITYAMNKEDGSEALKNKVVGRVDRLISELCESQSVDYEDVVRYSFVGNTAMHHLFLGLEVANLGLSPYNPTISSPLKRRAHDVGLTANTEAEAYFAPNLAGFVGGDTVGFILSQELHKSDTVSLGIDVGTNGEIVVSRRGELFCCSAAAGSAFEGATIRDGMRGQKGAIEYISIESPEEPPKLTVIGDITPRGICGSAIVDIVVELKENELLDSTGRLTSGNRIEEHDDFGKLYVIAEERELGSNRRIVFTQKDVRQVQLAKAAIRAGVQILMQEAEIAVDDLEVLYLAGAFGNYIRPSSALKLGLLPPVDKSMVIPVGNAAGDGAKRLLLSENERKAAKEFSERVRYVELANHDDFTETFTGAMSI from the coding sequence TTGATTTTTGTTAGCTACCTGCACTTGAAACATCCCGGCAACAATGATGATTGTAACGAATTGGTACAACAAACAAGGTTGGTGTCTATTACGAAAAATGCTCTAGTGGTTTTCGAACCAACAGGCTTACGCATCTCTGCCCCACAAGAAGCTACCGTGCTTGGGACGGCAAGGTCAGGTGGGCTGCACATTGCATCTGAATGTGGTGGAAAAGGAACATGCGGCAGCTGTAAAGTGATACTGCAACCGGTTCCAAATCCAACCCGGAGCGACCGTCAATGCCTAAGCAAGGAAGAAATTGCCCAAGGATATCGTCTCGCTTGTCAACACACCCCTGTTAACGGTATGAGAGTGATAGTTCCCCAAAACATAGCAGAAGCAAAAATACTGACTGAAACCAAGCCACGCTCCCGAACGGTAGTACCAGATCCCGGACTCCAAGGGAAGATTGGATTTGCAGTAGACATAGGAACGACGACAATAGTTGTGTACATGATGGACCTTGAGAGCGGAATCCAGGTAGCACAGGCTGCAGCCCTTAATCCCCAAATCGCATATGGCGAAGATGTGATGTCAAGGATTACCTATGCCATGAACAAGGAAGATGGATCTGAAGCACTGAAAAACAAGGTAGTTGGACGGGTGGATAGACTGATTTCTGAGCTGTGTGAATCACAATCAGTTGATTACGAGGATGTGGTCAGATACTCCTTTGTTGGCAATACAGCTATGCACCATCTGTTCCTAGGACTTGAAGTGGCGAATCTAGGACTATCACCATATAATCCGACAATCAGCAGCCCTCTCAAGAGGAGAGCCCATGATGTTGGGCTAACGGCAAATACTGAAGCAGAGGCGTATTTCGCTCCAAATTTGGCGGGATTTGTGGGAGGAGATACAGTTGGTTTCATTTTGTCTCAGGAACTCCACAAAAGCGATACAGTCAGTCTTGGGATAGATGTTGGCACAAACGGAGAGATTGTTGTATCCAGAAGAGGAGAGCTCTTCTGTTGTTCCGCTGCTGCAGGCTCAGCTTTTGAGGGTGCAACGATTCGGGATGGAATGCGTGGGCAGAAAGGGGCGATAGAGTACATATCAATAGAATCCCCAGAAGAACCCCCAAAGCTGACTGTAATAGGGGATATAACTCCAAGAGGAATCTGTGGGTCCGCCATAGTTGATATTGTAGTTGAACTGAAGGAGAACGAGCTCCTAGATTCGACTGGACGATTAACAAGTGGGAATCGAATAGAAGAGCATGACGATTTTGGAAAGCTGTATGTGATTGCAGAAGAGCGAGAACTAGGAAGCAATCGAAGGATTGTCTTCACACAGAAAGATGTAAGACAGGTTCAGCTAGCCAAGGCTGCAATCAGAGCAGGCGTTCAAATTCTTATGCAGGAAGCTGAGATTGCTGTTGATGATTTGGAGGTCCTTTACCTGGCCGGTGCTTTTGGAAACTACATCAGACCATCAAGTGCATTGAAGCTAGGGTTACTACCTCCAGTAGACAAGTCAATGGTGATACCAGTCGGCAATGCTGCAGGGGACGGAGCGAAGCGATTGTTACTTTCTGAGAATGAACGGAAAGCAGCAAAGGAATTTTCAGAACGAGTAAGATATGTGGAACTAGCAAATCACGATGATTTCACTGAGACTTTTACCGGTGCTATGTCGATATAG